The following coding sequences lie in one Gadus morhua chromosome 20, gadMor3.0, whole genome shotgun sequence genomic window:
- the LOC115533117 gene encoding MORC family CW-type zinc finger protein 3-like, with protein sequence MEKHQASLRDILDHSPFNTEEELLTELRAIESSGSSTGTKIIIWNLHRTSEGNTELDFTTENDIRIPCDDSDTSVPESHSSLRAYCSILYLKPSMQINIRGQKVEDRPIYKSLDYINRSYCYKPKTLVSFSSRHRNFQAFPCRRNH encoded by the exons ATGGAGAAGCACCAGGCCAGTCTGAGGGACATACTGGACCACTCACCCTTCAACACTGAGGAAGAGCTGCTCACTGAGCTCCGAGCTATCGAGTCATCCGGCTCCAGCACCGGGACCAAGATCATCATCTGGAACCTCCACAG GACATCTGAAGGGAATACAGAGTTGGATTTCACCACAGAGAATGATATCCGCATTCCCTGTGATGACTCAGACACTTCAGTCCCTGAGAGTCACTCCTCCTTGCGT GCATACTGCAGCATCCTCTACTTGAAGCCATCTATGCAGATCAACATTCGAGGCCAGAAGGTGGAGGATCGTCCCATCTACAAGAGCCTTGACTATATCAACAGATCGTACTGCTACAAACCAAAAACTCTGGTATCCTTTTCTTCCAGACACAGAAACTTTCAAGCTTTTCCTTGCAGAAGAAATCATTAA